ACAAACTAGGTCTCAAAGCCAGGGATAAAGACAGTTTTACTTCGGAATTTTGCTGTATTCTTATACCGTTTCTCTAAAATATGACCACAAATTAAATCAGGCTTATAATTGCGCTTAAGCGCTACTACGTAACTTGCTTCCACGTTCCGCAGCGTAGTGGTACGATGTATTTCTTTCCTACAAGAGAATTAGTATTAGTCTCCCCCTTCCCTATTCTTCTTTCTTCATGTTTTGTGTATTCAGAGCTGAATCCAGGTTGATTTCAGGTTAAACGCTTCTACAGTCTCATTATCAGTTTGATTTGGCTTTGAGTTTGCAACCAAACAGTTGTTTTTAAGCAATCGGATATAAGTGCGGTAGGGTATGTAATCTATCGGGTTGTAGCCAGCAAATCGCAGGATTAAAACACAAGCCCAGGAATACTTACCGACGATAATTGCTTTGATAATTTGCTCAATTTGTTCGGTATTGATTTTGCTACCTGTTTGTGATTGATAACCAGTAATGTTTTGAGTCATAATATGCACCCTTTTGTGTAAATTAAAACTGGTCTATGCTTGGCAAGGTTTCTACTTTCTTTCCCGAATTGAGTATAGCCAAGTGTCTTAAAAACCTGCGAATGACTCTACCTTTTGCGTGTATGTTTGTATGACATTCCGAATGATTTTTAGACCGACGTCACCTGATAAGGTCATAATTGATTCTGGATGAAACTGAACGGCAGCAATCGGAAGTGTCTGATGTTCAACCGCCATAATCACATCGTCTTCCGAAATTGCGGTCACTTTGAGTTTTTTGGGCAAGCGTTGCCGTAGGGCAAACAATGAATGGTATCTACCTACTGCAAAGGATTCTGGTAAACCTTGGAATAGAACAGAATCTGAAGCTGTGACAAAAATTCGTGAGGATTTTCCATGCTGAGGATAGCTGAGAATTCCTAGTTCTCCGCCAAATGCTTCAACAATGCCTTGTAATCCTAAACAAACTCCAAACAGGGGAATTTGGCGGCTAATACAAGCTGTTACTGTTTCTTTGATGTGAAAGTCACTAGGTCTACCAGGGCCTGGAGACAACACCACTAGGTCAGGAGATTCTGTGTCAAATAGAGATTCTGGGAAACCATGACGTAGTGTTGTGACACTTGCACCAGTAGAACGGATGTAATTAGCTAATGTATGAACAAATGAGTCTTCATAGTCAATTAGTAAGATACGCTTACTTTGAGCAACATTGAGGATCGCTCGACTCTGCGGTGTTTGAATGTTATTACCAATTTTTTCGCCTGTTTGTTTGGCACGACGAATCGTCTCAAATAAAGCAGCTGCCTTGGTAATTGTTTC
This region of Nostoc sp. UHCC 0302 genomic DNA includes:
- a CDS encoding HetP family heterocyst commitment protein, which translates into the protein MTQNITGYQSQTGSKINTEQIEQIIKAIIVGKYSWACVLILRFAGYNPIDYIPYRTYIRLLKNNCLVANSKPNQTDNETVEAFNLKSTWIQL